In one Magallana gigas chromosome 7, xbMagGiga1.1, whole genome shotgun sequence genomic region, the following are encoded:
- the LOC109619502 gene encoding prostaglandin E2 receptor EP4 subtype has product MASSTNMARIATTVRPEMNVEINMSTVSSKIVSEETTTSVYENAGPVTILFILGALGNAVAVGVLCCNVKTHKWRPFHRFVCALAISDGGGILASYPFAEYRYISEFKVDFSKPVCDFVGFVFMFTLMSSAMIVCCMSLDRFFATFYPFQYNSPSKGFRTNVILAIVWCLSGILSSLHLYGLGSSRTFYPGSWCFLNFIDVNSNNSQATQNIIYSYIYALTGLAVLLLMVGANTAVVLYFLRNRCILKKSTKSTRDLQIIIFLLIIVVVFTSLWSPLMIIIIQHASGVIRGDGETELVLLRMGVTNSVLDPWIYILFRKEILILLLRAVEMVTRRKLSILQKLSPNRGVCDQRTSFNR; this is encoded by the exons ATGGCGAGTTCTACAAACATGGCTAGAATAGCGACAACTGTAAGGCCAGAAATGAATGTTGAGATCAACATGTCGACAGTTTCCTCGAAAATTGTCTCCGAAGAAACGACGACTTCTGTATATGAAAATGCCGGCCCCGTCACGATTTTATTCATTCTCGGGGCCCTGGGGAACGCCGTTGCAGTAGGTGTACTGTGTTGTAACGTAAAGACCCACAAATGGCGACCATTTCATCGCTTTGTATGTGCGCTAGCTATTTCTGATGGAGGAGGGATCCTAGCGTCCTATCCTTTTGCCGAGTATCGGTACATTTCTGAGTTTAAAGTGGATTTCTCGAAACCCGTGTGTGACTTCGTAGGATTCGTCTTCATGTTTACCTTAATGTCGTCTGCCATGATCGTCTGCTGCATGTCTCTCGACAGATTCTTTGCTACTTTTTATCCATTTCAGTATAACTCCCCATCAAAAGGATTCCGAACCAACGTAATCTTAGCTATTGTGTGGTGTCTTTCGGGAATCCTCAGTAGTCTTCATCTGTACGGACTGGGATCCAGTAGGACCTTTTACCCTGGCTCATGGTGTTTTCTGAATTTTATTGATGTGAATTCGAACAATTCACAGGCCACTCAGAACATCATCTATTCCTACATCTACGCCCTTACAGGACTAGCTGTCCTCCTACTGATGGTCGGAGCCAACACTGCCGTGGTCCTTTACTTCCTCAGAAACAGGTGCATCTTGAAGAAATCCACCAAAAGCACGAGAGACTTGCAGATCATTATATTTCTGCTTATCATCGTTGTCGTCTTCACTTCCCTCTGGTCACCTCTTATG ATTATCATTATTCAACATGCCTCTGGAGTTATTCGTGGAGATGGCGAAACTGAACTCGTTCTACTGCGCATGGGTGTGACGAATTCCGTCCTCGACCCCTGGATTTATATTCTTTTCCGAAAAGAAATTCTCATATTGCTGCTTCGTGCTGTGGAGATGGTAACAAGACGGAAGCTAAGCATATTGCAAAAACTTTCCCCAAATCGCGGTGTCTGCGATCAACGGACTTCATTTAATCGATAA